The following nucleotide sequence is from Branchiostoma floridae strain S238N-H82 unplaced genomic scaffold, Bfl_VNyyK Sc7u5tJ_347, whole genome shotgun sequence.
GGCATCTTCTGCACCTGCTCCTGTGTGACGGGTGCTTGACGATCAGGCGCAACCCTCATCACCTCATCATGCAGTTTCTCCTGGATGTCAGGGTGCCTTGCCAAGGTGTGCATGGTGAAAGCCATGGTGTTTGATGTCTGAAATATTTTATACAAACTGTAACAAAGCATAACTTTTGCTCTAAAACCTTCAAATTGTAAGATAAGATTCTGGATGACGTATGTCATAAGACATGTCCAAACATATGACATACAGGCATAAAGTATATTTGCGAGATTTGCCATGTCAGGTTTTGGGTGTCAAAGTCTATTGGAGacacactgacaggaagttaggttaAAGGTCCAGAAAAGGTTCTTATTTCCTGTTTTCAATTTCGTACTATAAGGATGCCAGTTGCCTCATgggtgtcaatgggaaaatgtaTACCAGACAGAATtagcaaaaagaaacaaaattcacAATTATTtggaataaaacaagaaattcacaaaaataataaaCTACAGTTTGGCaacctcatacatgtacctccctGAAATATTTAGACCTTTTGTAGATTTGTAGATTTTAGAGCTTTGAAAAAATGTATACAAGACTGAATtagcaaaaagaaacaaaattcacAATCATTAGGAAGAAAACGAGAAATTTAAAAAAGTGAACTAGAATTcagtgacctcatacctccatgaaatatgtaGAGCTTCAGTAGattttagagcttttgtagtttttttttctagggtaggtagggaaacatgGAACACAACATTATTTTTCCCAGGCCTTAATTAGAAACGTAATGTGACTTACTGTATCAACAGCGCCCCCTAGCACATCAACAATGTTTGCCAGCACCTCTTCAGGGCGGAGCTTCACTGACAGCAGGTAGGAGACCAGGTCTGAgatttcttcatcttcttcattCTCCTTCTTCAGCTCTCTTTCCATAATTTCCTCAATCAGTTGCTTGGCTTAAGAAGAAAATTTCAAAAGGCTATCGTTAGTTTGTTGTAAGTAAGCAAGTAAAGCATTGTTAGTTTAAGAAACAAATCTATACCATTTATTTCatatcaaaatcaaacaatagCATAGCCTAGTATTTAAACCTATTATAACTcaaagtctcttctgtcctctccacaaatacTATTTCAGGAGAAGACAGAAgggactcgggagctataattagGTTTTGATACCAGGCTAGAAGACTTCCCCCCTTCACCCATATGTAAGCCCCCCTCACAcctccacacacaaacacacctatgCAAACATAATATACAgttatgcacacacatacacacacacacatatacacacacatatatacacacacacatagtttGTTATGTGTAAGGTTCttttaactgtaaatgcatttaatttcgcaggcatttactttcgcggtagtggaaaaatggagtgttcgcggtggttttaagttcgcggtagagCCATTGaatgcagtctcatactataatggaaaaatgttcgcggcggttttaagttcgcggtaaggTGGCTACCGCAAAACCCGCCAACATAAAaacactgcgaacatttttgcatttacagtacctggcAGAATTATCTGAGAGTTGGAGAATTATACATACTGACTCTGAAGCTGGTTTGCCACCCTTCCAGATGCTCTTTCCAAGCGTTGGTGTTCAGTGCTTTGTGAACTTTTGGAGGAATGGTCATCATGGTGTTGGTTGTGTCAAGAATGGCCATCGAGCACGAGATGAAGTCCTTTGCTAGCTGGGGAGGATCTTCGCTCAGGAGACCAAGGTGCTGATTAAACATGGCCGTACAGCCCGCTAGACAGGAGAAAAAATCAAGGCAAAGGTCATTTTCCTCTTcaagtttttttctaaatcaagaAACAAAATTGATTTGGCCAACGATTAATGGTATATGACCAAAAATGCCTAATCCTACTGTGAAATCAGCAGTGAAACTTAGTGTACTCAGCAATTTTATGAAGCACAGTGCAATTCTACCTTGACAAATACAGTGCAATGTTATTCACATAAACTTTTGCattttacaggtacagtcaaacctgtctatagcggccactcaagggactggagaaatatggccactatagacaggtggccactatagagaaaatgctgatcaattgaccatgagcaagatacacatgatttcagttccttctaatctttctcaccaagtaacattgtctcgatcggtaaattcaccaacatttaagacttgcactttaaagctcaaggcatgcataccttctgcaaccgccaaaatgaccctgtcaggaactccaaatcctcgcaaactacaatttcaaacacggtgcagggtgacataaggctgcagtatggttgcaataggcagtgtttctgtatcaaggGGACCTGAAATCGTGTGGCTGTTgctgcgttggacaggtggccgctaagcctatttcttaatcattacgaatccaagggaccgacaaaaagtggccactatggccaggtggtcgctatgcaaaggtggctgctaatacaggtttgactgtatacatgaAGTAATTTGACAGGATTATAATAAGTAATTGCAACTTTATCGTTTGTAATTTTAGCCGTTTTCTCATAATGTCCATGAATAGATTTGCAAACTATACCAAATATTGTTGCAAAATAAACATTGTCTtgcttcaagtaccagagttaccaacctaggattgatgtgttcaaaaattcgtactttcccagaactatcgtagagtggaatttgttatcacctgaagcacagtaggggcatcttctctggagtTTAAAAGAACGCTTGCATGTGCAAACGTTAGGTGTGACAGATCATTCAGAGTAATATAACAAAGCTAGTGTGTTAGTTACGccattataccggctatatagatacagatgcactGTATTTGATACTTACATTCCATGGCCCAGCGGAAAAGATGTGCCTGTAAGTCCGTCACCATCCCCCCCTGGTCTCTCTTCCTCCGTAGATAAGACATGAAGTTAGAGGCAGCTTCATCCATCATGGGGGTGAAGGCTGCCGCCTGCTGGGGTCGGAGCAGCTTCTTGTTCATCACAGTCCTGTACTGCTGCCATTTTTCATCATTCCTACAtaaaggtacagaaaattcaggtccaggtcaagtttaggtctagaggatcaggtccaggtctggacctgaacctggacctgattcagtatgtgaaaacttgagaATGAACGATACTCAAAAAACAATTGtctatttcactacaaagaaatctattttgtggagtatttgactcctaCTGGCGTTTCAGTCCTTACAGGCTAACTGCCTTTGTACAATTGACTTGGTAGAAATAattatagactctactctacttgttattttcctcaaAGTTCAAACCAGTAAgcaccaaaatgtgtgaatgcctgatcatataatctgtttattttccaataggtccaacatcctgtccactGATATTTCAGCttcagtttttctggaccggtccaatacctgaataagaaaaaaaaacagttttgtacaccCCCATCCCCCCATTCCTACAGTATAAAACAATTTTTGACTCTGTAAAATAGTTTCTTCAGGTTGGTAGATtgattgaacaaagtcttcttcattacacaaccttctttaattaTCAGCAGGCATTTCaacgaccatctgtcgccttctttagtacaaaatgaaacagatACTATCGGAATCAGATTTTTCACAAAGTAAATATCAAGGAAATCTGATATCCAGTATTCAAGTTCAATTCAGATCACGAAACATGAATGTTTTTCTAATGTATCTTGTCATGAGCGATTGAACTTACTCAAGGAGGACACCCAACTTGTGGCCCATGATTTCCCTGGCCAGGTAAAAGCTGTCAACGGAATGTCTCCGGGGGTAGCGGCCCTCCGCTCGCAGCACAGCTGCAACATCCTCAGGATCGAACATACAAACTATCTCCTGAGGCCCGATGATCTCCTTGTAGATGGAACCGTATTGCCGCCAACGATTCTGTGTGAtcaaaaatatttcagaaaGTTGGGCAATGCTGAACAGACATATTTTATGCAAAGCAGGGTattgtttgcataattgatgagaaaaaattgttttctgtgcAAGAAGATGACTTTCATTCTTGGGACAGAAGTTTTTTCAGAAGGAGATGATCATTAAtggacataaatcatgcagatGAGGgccttttttgcataatttatgagaatTCGTTTACATATTAAGAATCTAATTAATATCATTAAGATGAGTGTGAGGTCAATATGcttgatttatgcaaaataggcCATATATAGAATACCTGGTTGGCGATGGTATGagatcgtggaactctagtttacctgCATATGAAGATGAAACTTGTCCATCCAGCCGCCCATCGCAGCATGCAGAGCTGTCCCCACCAAGGGTAGGCCTTTCGGGCCCGGGATAGCCTCGAAAGGCTTGGCTGTGGCCCCTTCCTGTCCTTCATCGTGTGCCACCTGTCCGGAGGCAGTAGACTTCCATCGAGAGGAGAGCAGACCGAGGCTAGGTTGTCCAGATACAGAGTAGACTGGGGACGACACACACTTGGCCAGCCGGAGTGACATTTTGTTTACCTCTCCGAATTACCCTGGATATTCTCCTAGCGTTAAACTTTAGCTACTCACCAGGTAAAATAGGTACTACTCGACTTCTCTTGTAGGACGACACGCTTTAATATTACCTTTTAAGGTAATGATTTACTATCAAAATCGTAACTTTGTCCAGTTTCATTCCGAGAGAACGTCAACTTGACCTTTTGTGTTGAGCTACACGTCTAAATAACTCTGCGGAGAGCGTCCTTTGTTTCGGTGTCCGGTGTCCGATCTCCGCGGGGTTCAAACCTGAGGCAATGACACTATTTGAAACTTGATCAAACTTTGCGTTGATCAATGATCAGGAGATTGCAAAACTATTCTCTAGATCTCGGTGACAAGAGTTAAGATCAGGCTTACAACTCCGAGCTTTTCGTAGGTCTTGTTTATAGCTTTTATCTTTCAGTTAAACCATATCCCTGTGATTATGAATATCACAACTGTtaacagttaatagaatttttcaccaatcagtgagtgagtgttttAAAGGAAagcacacgtacctccaaattttcgatagCATCGAAagtttggaggt
It contains:
- the LOC118408695 gene encoding cholesterol side-chain cleavage enzyme, mitochondrial-like, whose product is MSLRLAKCVSSPVYSVSGQPSLGLLSSRWKSTASGQVAHDEGQEGATAKPFEAIPGPKGLPLVGTALHAAMGGWMDKFHLHMQNRWRQYGSIYKEIIGPQEIVCMFDPEDVAAVLRAEGRYPRRHSVDSFYLAREIMGHKLGVLLENDEKWQQYRTVMNKKLLRPQQAAAFTPMMDEAASNFMSYLRRKRDQGGMVTDLQAHLFRWAMECKYQIQCICIYIAAGCTAMFNQHLGLLSEDPPQLAKDFISCSMAILDTTNTMMTIPPKVHKALNTNAWKEHLEGWQTSFRVTKQLIEEIMERELKKENEEDEEISDLVSYLLSVKLRPEEVLANIVDVLGGAVDTTSNTMAFTMHTLARHPDIQEKLHDEVMRVAPDRQAPVTQEQVQKMPYLRGVIKEILRLYPVAYIFSRVLNHDAVVHGYKIPAGTNLVVCPYVMGRDPKSYDNPEEFRPERWYRENRESVKAFSWLPFGFGARGCVGRRIAETEMHLVLIRICQNFVLEQKKDEELVGRIRLVLIPDKSVDLKLTDRN